Proteins from a single region of Mytilus trossulus isolate FHL-02 chromosome 2, PNRI_Mtr1.1.1.hap1, whole genome shotgun sequence:
- the LOC134707344 gene encoding large ribosomal subunit protein uL14, with the protein MSKRGRGGSAGGKFRISLALPVGAVINCADNTGAKNLYVIAVHGIKGRLNRMPAAGAGDMFVATVKKGKPELRKKVMPAVVVRQRKPVRRKDGVFIYFEDNAGVIVNVKGEMKGSAITGPVAKECADLWPRIASNASSIS; encoded by the exons ATGTCGAAAAGAG GAAGAGGAGGTTCCGCAGGAGGAAAGTTCAGGATCTCCTTGGCTTTGCCAGTTGGAGCCGTAATTAATTGTGCTGATAATACAg GAGCAAAGAACCTGTATGTGATTGCTGTCCATGGTATTAAAGGACGTTTGAACAGAATGCCAGCTGCTGGCgctggtgatatgtttgtagcCACAGTGAAGAAGGGAAAACCAGAACTTCGTAAAAAAG TAATGCCAGCAGTAGTGGTGAGACAAAGGAAACCTGTTCGGAGGAAGGATGGGgtgttcatttattttgaagACAATGCGGGGGTCATAGTAAATGTGAAAGGAGAAATGAAAG GTTCAGCTATCACAGGACCAGTTGCAAAAGAATGTGCAGATTTATGGCCCCGTATAGCTTCAAATGCCAGTtcaatatcataa